Part of the Nostoc sp. ATCC 53789 genome, TGCTACCCCCCATCTGATTCGCCTGTTAACTGATATTTGTCCCTTAGTCCGGGTCAGCGCATCTTATGCTCTCGGACGCAATCCCAGTTCAGAAGCAGTGGCTCCATTAATTGCTCAACTAAACAGTGATTGGAATGGCTACGTGCGTAAAGGCGTTGTTTGGGCTTTAGGAAACTGTCGCGATCGCCGTTCTTTACCGCCCCTAGCAGATGCCTTAAGAACTGACATTTCCGCAGTGCGTTTGTGGGCTGCTAGCGCCTTAGCACAGATGGCAGAGGTTGGTTATGAAGCAGTTATTGGGGCAATTCCACCATTAATTGAAGCCTTAGTCAAAGATCCTGTGGCAGCAGTGCGGAGTAACTGTGCTTGGGCAATTGGTCAACTGTGCCGCGAACTACCTTCTAATGTAGTTTATGCCACAGCAATCGATGCTCTAATTCAAGCCTTTGCCGAGGATCAAGATTTGGGAGTCCGAGAAGATGCGAAAGCTTCACTGTTAGGAGTGGGTGATCCACGTGGCTTACAGCTGATTGAAACCTTGGAACAAGAAGGATGGTTTTGATTGGGCAAAACAATTCTGAGTGCTGAGTTAGGAGTTAGGAGTTTTCTTTTGTCCCCTTGTCCCCTTGTCCCCTTGCCCCCTTGTCCCCATGCCCCCTTGTCCCCTGCTCCCCCATTCCTTACTGTCCTTCAGCTACAGATTTGACCAAATTTAAGTCATAAGGGCGCTCAGTATCATCTTCGCCCAAATACTCACCATTTTGAATTTCCAGAATAACTAGCGGGATATGTCCAGGATTTTCTACCTTATGTAGGGTTGCTGCGGGAACATAAGTTGATTCGTTTCGATTCAGTAATATTTCCGCATCGCCACAAGTAACCTTAGCTACACCGGAAACTACAACCCAATGCTCATTACGGTGGTAATGAATTTGTGGTTTAATGCCGTGTCTGGGCTTGATTTCAACACGGCTAATTCTATAGGTATCTCCCTCTTCGATCACCTCCACCTCACCCCAGTATCGTGTGCCTGAATGTGGAGGCAATTCGTTGGTATTTGACTGAGTATTATTTTCGTTGGGAGTCATAATGAATTTCTCAACCAGATAAGTATTAGTATTTTTCTGTAATTTATCAGTAAACGGGATAAACCTGGATAGGGAGATACAGTCACAACTGCTGTAACTTTACTCTAGGGAATTATTTATTCATCCCCCCGTATATTGAATCCGATAAATCCGATTATTAGCTTCTTCTGTTAGTAGTAAACTGCCATCTGGCAGCACTAGTAAACCTACAGGTCGTCCCCAAGTGGTTGGTACAGAAGGATTTAGTAAAAAGCCTGTGAGAAAATCTTCGTAATAGCCAAGCGATCGCCCCTTAGCATCGAAGGGAACAAATACAATTTTATAACCAGTACCGCGATCGCGGTTCCAAGAACCACGAAAAGCAACAAAAGCACCGTTTTGGTATTTTTCTGGAAATGTTTTCCCATCATAAAACTGCAAACCCAATGCTGCTGAATGCGCTTGGAATAGGACATCTGGCGTTTGAGTACGGGCTGCTAATTCGGGGCGTTTACTTTTGCCATCCGTTTTTTGACGCGGATCAAGGTTGTTTGGTGTCAGATAAGCATAAGGCCAGCCATAAAATGCCCCCTGTTTAACCCGTGTCAAATAGTCTGGAACCAAGTCATCACCGATTCCATCGCGTTCGTTAATACTGGCGTAAAGTTCCTTAGTTACAGGATGAAAATCTAGACCAACAGGGTTACGCAAGCCGGAAGCGAAAGTTTGTTGCTGGGAACCATCTAAATTCATTATCTGTATCGAAGCCCGTGGTAGGGGTTCCTCATCTACATTAGTTCCCGATCCAACTGAGACATATAATTTATTGCGATCGGGTGAGACAACGACATTGCGCGTCCAATGATTGTTATAACCTTGAGCAGGCAAGTCGGCGATTTTTTCCCCTTTACCTGTAATCTTGTTTTGACCTTGAGTATAGGGAAAACGCACCACAGCATCTGTATTCCCCAGAAAAAAGGAATTATCTGCAAAAGCCATACCAAAGGGTCTATTGAGTCCGTTGTCCCCACTAGCAAAGGTTTCTCGAACATCGGCTACGCCGTCACCGTTGCTGTCACGTAACAAACGAATTCTGTTTTGCCCGGTTTCAGTCACCAGAACATCACCATTGGGAGTTAAAGCTAGCCAACGTGGGGCATCTAAACCTTCGGCAAAAACGTTAACTGTAAAGCCTTGTGGTACGCGCAGCACTGGATTTTGCGGAATAGGCACAACTTCAG contains:
- a CDS encoding HEAT repeat domain-containing protein — its product is MYDEDDLSLLDIEEELESPLDKIEPLTDDSVVVKPDPEVMLALLENPQPQQRMLAARAFCDIEDARATPHLIRLLTDICPLVRVSASYALGRNPSSEAVAPLIAQLNSDWNGYVRKGVVWALGNCRDRRSLPPLADALRTDISAVRLWAASALAQMAEVGYEAVIGAIPPLIEALVKDPVAAVRSNCAWAIGQLCRELPSNVVYATAIDALIQAFAEDQDLGVREDAKASLLGVGDPRGLQLIETLEQEGWF
- a CDS encoding sorbosone dehydrogenase family protein, producing the protein MKVSARFLLPVLLLTLTAACNQTRASSDNPTSQESVPSAQPTQNPTQPKPKNIVRTEALSPTPIRINLKNLPAPFATESASKQPEVVPIPQNPVLRVPQGFTVNVFAEGLDAPRWLALTPNGDVLVTETGQNRIRLLRDSNGDGVADVRETFASGDNGLNRPFGMAFADNSFFLGNTDAVVRFPYTQGQNKITGKGEKIADLPAQGYNNHWTRNVVVSPDRNKLYVSVGSGTNVDEEPLPRASIQIMNLDGSQQQTFASGLRNPVGLDFHPVTKELYASINERDGIGDDLVPDYLTRVKQGAFYGWPYAYLTPNNLDPRQKTDGKSKRPELAARTQTPDVLFQAHSAALGLQFYDGKTFPEKYQNGAFVAFRGSWNRDRGTGYKIVFVPFDAKGRSLGYYEDFLTGFLLNPSVPTTWGRPVGLLVLPDGSLLLTEEANNRIYRIQYTGG
- a CDS encoding phosphomannose isomerase type II C-terminal cupin domain, producing the protein MTPNENNTQSNTNELPPHSGTRYWGEVEVIEEGDTYRISRVEIKPRHGIKPQIHYHRNEHWVVVSGVAKVTCGDAEILLNRNESTYVPAATLHKVENPGHIPLVILEIQNGEYLGEDDTERPYDLNLVKSVAEGQ